A section of the Rhizobium sp. SSA_523 genome encodes:
- the sucD gene encoding succinate--CoA ligase subunit alpha, giving the protein MSILVNKNTKILVQGLTGKTGTFHTEQALAYYGTQMVGGIHPKKGGETWTGSKGESLPIFASVAEAKDKTGADASVIYVPPAGAADAIIEAIDAEIPFITCITEGIPVMDMVRVKARLDRSKSRLLGPNCPGILTPEECKIGIMPGSIFRKGSVGIVSRSGTLTYEAVFQTSNEGLGQTTAVGIGGDPVKGTEFIDVLEMFLADEATTSIIMIGEIGGSAEEDAAQFLIDEARKGRRKPMAGFIAGRTAPKGRTMGHAGAVVSGGKGDAESKIAAMEAAGIKVSPSPARLGKTLVEVLKG; this is encoded by the coding sequence ATGTCCATTCTCGTCAACAAGAACACTAAGATCCTGGTTCAGGGTCTGACCGGCAAGACCGGCACCTTCCACACCGAACAGGCGCTTGCCTATTACGGCACGCAGATGGTCGGCGGCATCCATCCGAAGAAGGGCGGCGAAACCTGGACTGGTTCCAAGGGTGAAAGCCTGCCGATCTTCGCGTCGGTTGCGGAAGCCAAGGACAAGACCGGTGCCGATGCAAGCGTGATCTATGTCCCGCCGGCCGGTGCTGCGGACGCCATCATCGAGGCCATCGACGCCGAGATCCCGTTCATCACCTGCATCACCGAGGGTATCCCGGTGATGGACATGGTGCGCGTGAAGGCAAGGCTCGACCGGTCGAAGTCGCGCCTGCTCGGCCCGAACTGCCCGGGCATCCTGACGCCGGAAGAATGCAAGATCGGCATCATGCCGGGCTCGATCTTCCGCAAGGGTTCGGTGGGCATCGTGTCGCGCTCGGGAACCTTGACCTATGAGGCCGTGTTCCAGACCTCGAATGAAGGCCTCGGCCAGACAACCGCCGTCGGCATTGGCGGCGATCCGGTCAAGGGAACGGAATTCATCGACGTCTTGGAAATGTTCCTGGCCGACGAAGCGACGACCTCGATCATCATGATCGGCGAAATCGGCGGTTCGGCCGAAGAAGATGCAGCGCAGTTCCTGATCGACGAAGCCAGAAAAGGCCGCCGCAAGCCGATGGCCGGCTTCATCGCCGGACGCACGGCTCCCAAGGGCCGCACCATGGGCCATGCCGGCGCCGTCGTCTCCGGCGGCAAGGGCGATGCGGAATCCAAGATCGCGGCCATGGAAGCGGCCGGCATCAAGGTTTCGCCGTCGCCGGCCCGCCTCGGCAAGACGCTGGTTGAAGTCCTGAAGGGCTGA
- the sucC gene encoding ADP-forming succinate--CoA ligase subunit beta → MNIHEYQAKALLKGFGAPVAQGVAIHSVEEAEAAARQLPGPLYVVKSQIHAGGRGKGKFKELPPEAKGGVRLAKSIEEVVAHAKDMLGHTLVTAQTGDAGKQVNRLYIEDGADIARELYCSLLVDRSVGRVAFVVSTEGGMDIEAVAHDTPEKIHTIAIDPEAGVSADDVAKISAALALDGAAAEDAKSLFPALYKAFNEKDMALLEINPLIVMTDGHLRVLDAKVSFDGNALFRHDDVKALRDETEEDAKEIEASKWDLAYVALDGNIGCMVNGAGLAMATMDIIKLYGKEPANFCDVGGGAGKDKVAAAFKIITADPKVEGILVNIFGGIMKCDVIAEGVVAAVQEVGLKVPLVVRLEGTNVELGKKILNESGLAITAADDLDDAAKKIVAAING, encoded by the coding sequence ATGAACATTCACGAATACCAGGCCAAGGCTCTCCTGAAGGGCTTTGGCGCCCCGGTCGCCCAGGGTGTGGCGATCCATTCCGTCGAAGAGGCCGAAGCCGCCGCGCGCCAGCTGCCCGGCCCGCTTTACGTGGTCAAGAGCCAGATCCATGCCGGCGGCCGTGGCAAGGGCAAGTTCAAGGAACTGCCGCCCGAGGCCAAGGGCGGCGTTCGCCTCGCCAAGTCGATCGAGGAAGTCGTGGCGCATGCCAAGGATATGCTTGGGCATACGCTGGTCACCGCACAGACCGGCGATGCCGGCAAGCAGGTGAACCGCCTCTATATCGAGGATGGCGCCGATATTGCCCGCGAACTGTATTGCTCGCTTCTGGTCGACCGCTCGGTCGGCCGGGTCGCCTTCGTCGTGTCGACCGAAGGCGGCATGGATATCGAAGCCGTCGCGCATGATACGCCGGAAAAGATCCACACGATCGCGATCGATCCGGAAGCCGGTGTGAGCGCAGATGACGTCGCCAAGATCTCGGCGGCGCTTGCGCTGGACGGTGCGGCCGCCGAAGACGCCAAGTCGCTCTTCCCGGCGCTCTACAAGGCCTTCAACGAGAAGGACATGGCGCTTCTCGAAATCAACCCGCTGATCGTCATGACCGACGGCCATCTGCGCGTCCTCGATGCAAAGGTCTCCTTCGACGGCAATGCCCTGTTCCGCCACGACGACGTGAAGGCGCTGCGCGACGAAACCGAAGAGGATGCCAAGGAAATCGAGGCGTCCAAGTGGGACCTCGCTTACGTCGCGCTCGACGGCAATATCGGCTGCATGGTCAATGGCGCAGGCCTTGCCATGGCAACCATGGACATCATCAAGCTGTACGGCAAGGAGCCGGCCAACTTCTGTGACGTTGGCGGCGGTGCCGGCAAGGACAAGGTGGCTGCAGCCTTCAAGATCATCACCGCCGACCCGAAGGTCGAGGGCATCCTCGTCAACATCTTCGGCGGCATCATGAAGTGCGATGTGATTGCCGAAGGCGTTGTTGCCGCCGTTCAGGAAGTGGGCTTGAAGGTTCCGCTGGTCGTGCGTCTGGAAGGCACGAATGTGGAGCTTGGCAAGAAGATCCTGAATGAATCGGGCCTCGCCATTACGGCTGCTGACGACTTGGACGATGCGGCCAAGAAGATCGTCGCGGCGATCAACGGCTAA
- the mdh gene encoding malate dehydrogenase → MARKKIALIGSGMIGGTLAHLASLKELGDVVLFDIADGVPQGKGLDIAQSGPVEGFNAKLSGASDYAAIEGADVCIVTAGVARKPGMSRDDLLGINLKVMEQVGAGIKKYAPNAFVICITNPLDAMVWALQKFSGLPKNMVVGMAGVLDSARFRLFLSEEFNVSVQDVTAFVLGGHGDTMVPLARYSTIAGIPLTDLVKMGWCTQERLDQIVQRTRDGGAEIVGLLKTGSAYYAPAASAIEMAEAFLKDKKRVLPCAAYLSGQYGVNDMYVGVPTVIGAGGVERVIEIDLNKDEKEGFEKSVAAVAGLCEACTTIAPSLK, encoded by the coding sequence ATGGCTCGCAAGAAGATTGCATTGATTGGTTCCGGCATGATCGGCGGTACGCTGGCCCACCTGGCCAGCCTCAAGGAGCTGGGCGACGTCGTTCTGTTCGACATTGCCGACGGCGTTCCGCAGGGCAAGGGACTGGATATTGCCCAGTCCGGACCGGTCGAAGGCTTCAATGCCAAGCTGTCGGGCGCGAGCGATTACGCCGCGATCGAAGGTGCGGATGTCTGCATCGTCACCGCTGGCGTTGCCCGCAAGCCCGGCATGAGCCGCGACGATCTTCTCGGCATCAACCTGAAGGTCATGGAGCAGGTCGGTGCCGGCATCAAGAAATACGCCCCCAACGCCTTCGTCATCTGCATCACCAATCCGCTTGATGCCATGGTCTGGGCGCTGCAGAAATTCTCCGGCCTGCCGAAGAACATGGTCGTCGGCATGGCCGGCGTCCTGGATTCGGCACGCTTCCGGCTCTTCCTCTCCGAAGAGTTCAATGTCTCTGTGCAGGATGTCACGGCCTTCGTTCTCGGCGGTCATGGCGACACGATGGTTCCGCTCGCCCGCTATTCGACGATCGCCGGTATTCCGCTCACCGACCTCGTGAAGATGGGCTGGTGCACGCAGGAGCGCCTCGACCAGATCGTTCAGCGCACCCGTGATGGCGGAGCCGAGATCGTCGGTCTTCTGAAGACGGGCTCTGCCTATTACGCGCCGGCTGCTTCGGCGATCGAAATGGCCGAGGCCTTCCTGAAGGACAAGAAGCGCGTTCTGCCCTGTGCGGCCTATCTTTCCGGCCAGTATGGCGTCAACGACATGTATGTCGGCGTTCCCACCGTCATCGGCGCCGGTGGCGTCGAGCGCGTCATCGAGATCGACCTGAACAAGGACGAGAAGGAAGGCTTCGAGAAATCCGTCGCTGCGGTTGCCGGTCTTTGCGAAGCCTGCACCACAATTGCACCGTCGCTGAAGTAA
- the zapE gene encoding cell division protein ZapE, translated as MAKLPDYNNSVSDELVSLTASGALQMDKAQMAVAAKLDHVLAELRERVPAKKTSALGWLFAKRNKRNGAAIRGLYIHGSVGRGKTMLMDMFFAKANVARKRRCHFHEFMADVHGRIHAHRQKLKAGETKQADPVPPVAAALFAEAELLCFDEFSVTDIADAMILGRLFTELFELGCVLVTTSNVAPDNLYRDGLNRSLFLPFIALLKRYVDVTSLDSPTDYRMEKLASLPVYLTPLGGQTEISMENAWHQLTDGAKCAPMEIPRKGRSIAVPCAAGRAARFQFSDLCEKPLGAADYLEIAARFDLVFVENVPLIGPDKRNQTKRFINLIDAFYDKSVRVFISAAAPPDDLLTEKRGTEGFEFDRTISRLFEMRSADYLAAHKQKRADL; from the coding sequence ATGGCCAAGCTTCCCGATTACAATAACAGCGTCAGCGATGAACTGGTCTCGCTGACTGCGTCCGGCGCCCTGCAGATGGACAAGGCGCAAATGGCGGTGGCCGCCAAGCTCGATCATGTGCTGGCTGAGCTGCGTGAACGGGTTCCGGCGAAGAAGACCAGCGCCCTGGGCTGGCTCTTTGCCAAGCGCAACAAGCGCAACGGCGCCGCCATTCGCGGGCTTTACATCCACGGCTCCGTCGGGCGCGGCAAGACCATGCTGATGGACATGTTCTTCGCCAAGGCCAATGTGGCCCGCAAGCGGCGCTGCCACTTCCACGAATTCATGGCCGATGTACACGGCCGTATCCACGCGCACCGGCAGAAGCTCAAGGCCGGCGAGACCAAGCAGGCCGATCCCGTGCCGCCGGTTGCCGCCGCCCTTTTCGCCGAGGCCGAACTCCTGTGCTTCGACGAGTTCTCTGTCACCGATATTGCGGATGCGATGATCCTGGGTCGCCTCTTCACCGAACTCTTCGAGCTCGGCTGCGTCCTGGTCACCACCTCGAATGTCGCGCCGGACAATCTCTATCGCGACGGTCTGAACCGCAGCCTGTTTTTGCCCTTCATTGCCTTGCTGAAGCGCTATGTGGATGTGACGAGCCTCGATTCGCCGACCGATTACCGGATGGAAAAGCTGGCTAGCCTGCCGGTCTACCTGACGCCGCTCGGGGGGCAGACGGAAATCTCCATGGAGAATGCCTGGCATCAGCTGACCGACGGCGCCAAATGCGCGCCCATGGAAATCCCCCGCAAAGGCCGCAGCATCGCCGTGCCTTGTGCGGCGGGGCGTGCAGCGCGCTTCCAGTTCTCCGATCTGTGCGAAAAGCCGCTCGGGGCGGCGGATTATCTGGAGATCGCGGCGCGCTTCGATCTCGTCTTCGTCGAGAATGTACCGTTGATAGGACCCGACAAGCGCAACCAGACCAAGCGCTTCATCAACCTCATCGACGCCTTCTATGATAAAAGCGTACGCGTCTTCATCAGTGCGGCCGCCCCGCCGGATGACCTGCTCACGGAAAAGCGGGGAACGGAAGGTTTCGAGTTCGACCGAACCATATCTCGCCTGTTCGAAATGCGAAGCGCCGATTATCTGGCGGCGCACAAGCAAAAGCGCGCTGATTTGTGA
- a CDS encoding protease inhibitor Inh/omp19 family protein, translating into MQFRLVVTGVVVAMSLAGCQRTSYNPYSDLPSPAPLQPQPVPSVQSGQLPPPGAGDASQFPAAPATGNTAVASLPPGSTDAPATALDVTKESMVGNWRVSNAGASCDMFLTLTNLGSGSRGGTRGCAGELTSMGSWEVSGKTVLFKNRNGDVVGRVYKSGDTRFDGTTASGQQISLSR; encoded by the coding sequence ATGCAGTTCAGATTAGTGGTGACCGGCGTAGTGGTCGCGATGTCCCTGGCGGGGTGCCAGAGGACTTCTTACAACCCTTACTCCGATCTTCCGTCTCCTGCGCCCCTGCAGCCGCAGCCGGTACCATCGGTCCAGTCGGGCCAGCTCCCGCCGCCCGGAGCAGGCGATGCCTCGCAATTCCCGGCTGCGCCTGCGACCGGCAATACCGCCGTAGCCTCCCTGCCGCCCGGATCCACCGATGCGCCTGCAACGGCTCTCGACGTGACGAAGGAATCCATGGTCGGCAATTGGCGCGTCTCCAATGCCGGAGCGAGCTGCGACATGTTCCTCACCCTCACCAATCTCGGCAGCGGGTCCCGTGGCGGAACGCGCGGCTGCGCCGGCGAGCTCACCAGCATGGGCTCGTGGGAAGTCAGCGGCAAGACTGTCCTCTTCAAGAACCGCAATGGCGATGTCGTCGGCCGGGTCTACAAGAGCGGCGACACCCGTTTCGACGGAACGACGGCCTCCGGCCAGCAGATCAGCCTTTCCCGCTAG
- a CDS encoding succinate dehydrogenase iron-sulfur subunit, which translates to MVELALPKNSKMTEGKVWPKPTGAQNVREFRIYRWNPDDGHNPRIDTYFVDIDDCGPMVLDGLLYIKNKIDPTLTLRRSCREGICGSCAMNIDGANTLACTKGMDDVTGTVKVYPLPHMPVVKDLVPDLTNFYAQHRSIEPWLKTVSPTPAKEWKQSHEDRMKLDGLYECILCACCSTSCPSYWWNGDRYLGPAVLLQAYRWLIDSRDEAKGERLDNLEDPFRLYRCHTIMNCAQTCPKGLNPAKAIAEIKKMMVERRV; encoded by the coding sequence ATGGTTGAACTTGCTCTCCCCAAGAACTCGAAAATGACCGAAGGCAAGGTCTGGCCCAAGCCGACCGGAGCCCAGAATGTTCGCGAATTCCGCATCTACCGCTGGAATCCGGATGACGGCCACAATCCGCGCATCGATACCTATTTCGTCGATATCGACGATTGCGGTCCGATGGTGCTGGACGGCCTTCTCTACATCAAGAACAAGATCGATCCCACGCTGACGCTGCGCCGCTCCTGCCGCGAAGGCATTTGCGGCTCCTGTGCCATGAATATCGATGGGGCCAACACGCTGGCCTGCACCAAGGGCATGGATGACGTGACCGGCACGGTCAAGGTCTACCCGCTGCCGCACATGCCGGTGGTCAAGGATCTGGTTCCGGACCTGACGAATTTCTACGCCCAGCACCGCTCCATCGAGCCCTGGCTGAAGACCGTCTCCCCGACGCCGGCCAAGGAATGGAAGCAGAGCCACGAAGACCGCATGAAGCTCGACGGGCTGTATGAGTGCATCCTGTGCGCTTGCTGCTCCACCTCCTGTCCCAGCTACTGGTGGAACGGCGATCGCTATCTTGGCCCGGCCGTTCTCCTGCAGGCCTATCGCTGGTTGATCGACAGCCGCGACGAAGCCAAAGGCGAGCGGCTCGACAATCTGGAAGATCCCTTCCGCCTCTATCGCTGCCACACGATCATGAATTGTGCGCAGACCTGTCCGAAGGGTCTTAATCCGGCCAAGGCGATCGCGGAAATCAAGAAGATGATGGTGGAGCGGCGCGTCTGA